One Methylomonas sp. LL1 DNA window includes the following coding sequences:
- a CDS encoding PepSY domain-containing protein, whose translation MKKSVLNIAVLIGLGLAAGTAHAVDQGLESCVRAIKNEKAGEFVKLEKLNVAGKAVYEFEIRDANLAEWEFMCDADSGKITEKESEVADPNSQAFKKNVKVTEEDAASVALKAVPGTIQEVEYEVEENGASSYEFDIVNDKAVETKVEVDAATGKVIETSIEEWEIGEESDEKR comes from the coding sequence ATGAAAAAATCCGTTCTGAATATTGCCGTTTTAATCGGACTTGGCCTGGCGGCCGGTACTGCTCATGCCGTGGATCAAGGGCTGGAGAGCTGTGTGCGGGCCATAAAAAATGAAAAGGCGGGCGAGTTTGTCAAACTGGAAAAACTCAATGTTGCCGGTAAAGCGGTTTACGAATTTGAAATTCGCGATGCCAATCTAGCCGAATGGGAATTTATGTGCGATGCCGATAGCGGCAAAATCACCGAAAAGGAAAGCGAAGTGGCCGACCCGAATAGTCAAGCCTTCAAGAAAAACGTAAAAGTCACCGAGGAAGACGCAGCTAGCGTGGCCTTGAAGGCTGTGCCGGGAACGATCCAGGAAGTCGAATACGAAGTGGAGGAAAACGGAGCCTCCTCCTATGAATTCGACATTGTTAACGATAAGGCTGTCGAGACCAAGGTTGAAGTGGACGCAGCAACCGGCAAAGTCATCGAGACCTCTATCGAGGAATGGGAGATCGGCGAAGAATCCGACGAAAAACGTTGA
- a CDS encoding LuxR C-terminal-related transcriptional regulator, whose amino-acid sequence MAIAPLTLLAFGSASTVDRDRLALAGVELITLESPPPPEFAIDGIDCVLFDGEAGGRWIVEQISRLRRLNPQCKILVSLSDSSLNAVDFLKAGAVGLLKQPQTAEQFVAILARIQAGHFHLDQDIAQQLALRQIKRLLAPFSLLTSREFDVFCLLAEGCSLQSIAEQLEVSSKTVSNCQSHIKSKLGIESREAMFEFAKTHGLIG is encoded by the coding sequence ATGGCAATAGCACCTCTAACTTTGCTCGCATTCGGTTCCGCGTCGACTGTTGATCGAGATCGACTGGCGTTGGCCGGTGTCGAGCTGATAACGCTTGAATCTCCGCCACCGCCGGAGTTTGCCATCGACGGCATTGATTGTGTTTTGTTTGACGGCGAGGCCGGCGGCCGTTGGATCGTGGAGCAAATTAGCCGACTACGAAGGCTGAATCCCCAGTGCAAAATACTGGTGAGCTTGTCGGATTCCAGCCTGAATGCCGTGGATTTCTTGAAAGCCGGAGCGGTGGGTTTATTGAAGCAGCCCCAGACCGCCGAACAGTTCGTTGCCATTCTGGCGCGAATTCAGGCCGGGCATTTCCATCTCGATCAAGACATTGCCCAGCAATTGGCCCTGCGCCAGATCAAAAGACTTTTGGCGCCGTTTAGCCTTTTGACTTCGCGCGAGTTCGATGTGTTTTGCCTGCTTGCGGAAGGCTGTTCTTTGCAATCGATAGCCGAACAACTGGAGGTTAGCAGCAAGACGGTGTCCAATTGCCAATCTCACATCAAATCTAAGTTAGGTATCGAAAGCCGCGAAGCCATGTTTGAATTTGCAAAAACTCATGGCTTGATCGGTTGA
- a CDS encoding TonB-dependent receptor, with amino-acid sequence MYKKLILLAASGSLALPAQAEKQPPTELEPVIVTSPLPLKQSESAMPVTVLSDDELRMKTGHSIGETLKDELGISSQSFGPGVGTPVIRGQAGPRVRVLSNGIGGNDVSAISPDHTSSVEPLLAERIEVLRGPATLLYGSGAMGGVVNVIDNRIPGQLPDKLLGGALEQRFDSTSDETSTAMKIEGGKDNIAYHLDGFYRHRDNMDIGGRGIDTANVAITDPSLEVVDNPVGYLNNTGAEAISGSAGLSWIDDFGFAGASINNVNNNYGIAPDGTDEETVQIAMRQNKYDFKSELNNPFKFAKSLRTRLGYTDYQHTEIANGDPGAFYTNQTYEGRMELTHQDLGPLRGVVGFQAQSSNFNAIEKLSGDSIVPRSDITSYGVFAVESFDIGAVTYQLGTRVEQTDIRPDGLAGLSYTPVSASASALWKLDNRNSLNLAVTRSSRAPQVQELLSDGYHDATRSYDRGDITLKEETSYNLDLGYRLKTDWLRAEFDLFHNWASDYIFQQRSGEFVDQDGNPCEEGCVPVVSSGQGDAIFKGYEAKLIMPMLENRYGLLELTLFSDYTRGQFVGGGDVPRMPPLRYGLQLDYNKDKLSSFLRFTRAEDQPHAGDFETSTAGYFLLNVGVNYQIKAYRDANLMLFAKGNNLLDQNIRNSTSYLRNFAPEAGRGAEVGFRLSY; translated from the coding sequence ATGTACAAAAAACTCATTTTACTGGCCGCGTCAGGAAGCCTTGCCCTACCGGCCCAAGCCGAAAAGCAGCCACCCACCGAATTGGAACCGGTGATCGTTACCTCGCCGCTGCCCTTGAAACAATCCGAAAGCGCAATGCCGGTGACGGTACTGAGCGATGACGAATTGCGGATGAAAACCGGCCACAGCATAGGTGAAACCCTGAAAGATGAACTGGGCATCAGCAGCCAATCCTTCGGTCCCGGCGTCGGCACTCCGGTGATTCGCGGCCAGGCCGGACCACGGGTACGGGTACTGAGCAACGGTATCGGCGGCAATGATGTCTCGGCGATCAGCCCCGACCATACCAGTAGCGTCGAACCGTTATTGGCCGAGCGTATCGAAGTGCTGCGCGGCCCGGCTACCCTGCTCTACGGCAGCGGCGCAATGGGCGGCGTGGTCAACGTGATCGACAATCGCATTCCGGGGCAGCTGCCCGATAAATTATTGGGCGGCGCGCTGGAGCAACGCTTCGACTCCACCAGCGACGAGACCAGCACCGCGATGAAAATCGAAGGCGGCAAGGACAACATCGCCTATCACCTGGATGGCTTCTATCGGCATCGGGATAATATGGATATAGGCGGCCGAGGTATCGATACCGCCAATGTCGCAATTACCGATCCGTCCCTGGAAGTGGTCGATAATCCCGTTGGCTATTTGAACAACACCGGCGCCGAAGCCATCAGCGGCTCGGCAGGCCTTTCCTGGATCGACGACTTCGGTTTTGCCGGCGCCTCGATCAACAATGTCAACAACAACTACGGCATCGCTCCGGACGGCACCGACGAGGAAACCGTGCAAATCGCCATGCGTCAGAACAAATACGATTTCAAAAGCGAATTGAACAATCCGTTTAAATTCGCCAAAAGCCTGCGCACCCGGCTCGGCTACACCGATTATCAACATACCGAAATCGCCAACGGCGACCCCGGCGCCTTCTACACCAACCAAACTTACGAAGGCCGAATGGAGTTGACCCATCAAGACTTGGGACCCTTGCGCGGCGTGGTTGGGTTTCAAGCTCAGTCCAGCAACTTCAACGCCATCGAGAAACTAAGCGGCGACAGCATCGTGCCGCGCTCCGACATCACCAGTTACGGCGTATTCGCGGTGGAATCCTTCGACATCGGCGCCGTGACCTATCAACTCGGCACCCGCGTAGAGCAAACCGATATTCGTCCCGACGGCCTCGCCGGCCTGAGTTATACCCCGGTCAGCGCATCCGCTTCGGCCTTATGGAAACTGGATAACCGTAATAGCCTGAATCTGGCTGTCACCCGCTCGTCCAGGGCGCCGCAAGTGCAGGAGTTGCTGTCCGATGGCTACCATGACGCCACCCGCAGCTACGACCGGGGCGACATCACGCTGAAAGAAGAAACCTCCTACAATCTGGACCTGGGCTATCGCCTCAAAACCGACTGGCTGCGCGCCGAGTTCGATCTGTTCCACAACTGGGCCAGCGATTACATCTTTCAGCAACGCAGCGGCGAATTCGTCGACCAAGACGGCAATCCTTGCGAAGAGGGCTGCGTACCGGTGGTCAGCAGCGGTCAAGGCGACGCTATTTTCAAGGGCTATGAAGCCAAGCTGATCATGCCTATGCTGGAAAACCGTTACGGTCTGTTGGAACTGACCCTGTTCAGCGACTACACCCGAGGCCAATTCGTGGGCGGTGGCGACGTGCCCAGAATGCCGCCGTTACGTTATGGCCTGCAACTGGACTACAACAAGGACAAACTATCCAGTTTTCTACGCTTTACCCGCGCCGAGGACCAGCCGCATGCCGGCGATTTCGAGACTTCGACCGCTGGATACTTTTTGCTGAATGTCGGCGTCAACTATCAGATCAAGGCCTACCGGGACGCCAATCTGATGCTGTTCGCCAAGGGTAACAATCTGCTGGATCAAAACATCCGCAACTCGACGTCTTATTTGCGTAACTTTGCACCGGAAGCGGGACGCGGCGCGGAAGTGGGTTTTAGATTGAGTTATTGA
- the zigA gene encoding zinc metallochaperone GTPase ZigA, giving the protein MHSYDIPQTRLPVTVLSGFLGAGKTTLLNHILNNREHRRVAVIVNDMSEVNIDAALVKNEVQLNRGQEKLVEMSNGCICCTLREDLLIEVGNLAKEGRFDYLVIESTGIAEPLPVAETFTFRDEQGVSLSDIARLDTLVTVVDAVNFMRNYMEALSLKESGESLGEDDERNVADLLVDQIEFANVILISKIDLISSDEIINLKAVLHSLNPEAEIVTMVLGQVDLNKVLNTGLFDFDKAEQAPGWLKELRGEHTPETEEYGISSFVYSARRPFHPQRFYEHLHFGEWDNGTLLRSKGFFWLASRPEHAGTWSQAGGVMHQGLAGRWWASVPKEQWPAEYLDDIESQWEEPFGDCRQELVFIGQNVDAAKVRRELDACLLTDAELATGPDTWRNYQDDFPQCFADG; this is encoded by the coding sequence ATGCATAGTTACGACATCCCGCAAACACGCTTACCGGTCACCGTGTTATCCGGATTCCTCGGCGCCGGCAAGACCACCTTGCTGAATCATATCCTCAATAACCGCGAGCATAGGCGAGTAGCGGTGATCGTCAACGACATGAGCGAGGTCAACATCGACGCCGCACTGGTCAAGAACGAGGTGCAACTGAATCGAGGCCAGGAAAAACTGGTCGAAATGAGCAACGGGTGCATTTGCTGCACCTTACGCGAGGACTTGCTGATCGAGGTCGGCAACCTGGCCAAGGAAGGCCGTTTTGATTACTTGGTGATCGAATCCACCGGCATCGCCGAACCCTTGCCGGTTGCCGAAACCTTTACCTTCCGCGACGAACAGGGCGTCAGCCTGTCCGACATCGCCCGTCTCGATACCCTGGTCACCGTGGTCGATGCGGTCAATTTCATGCGCAATTATATGGAAGCCTTAAGTTTGAAGGAAAGCGGGGAATCCTTGGGCGAGGACGACGAACGCAACGTCGCTGACCTGTTGGTCGATCAAATCGAATTCGCCAACGTGATCCTGATTTCCAAGATCGATCTGATCAGCAGCGACGAAATCATCAACCTAAAAGCCGTCCTGCACAGCCTCAACCCCGAGGCGGAGATCGTGACTATGGTGTTGGGCCAAGTCGATTTGAATAAAGTGTTGAACACTGGCCTGTTCGATTTCGACAAAGCCGAGCAGGCCCCCGGCTGGCTGAAGGAATTGCGCGGCGAGCATACGCCGGAGACGGAAGAATACGGCATCAGCAGCTTTGTTTACAGTGCCAGGCGGCCGTTTCATCCGCAACGATTCTACGAGCATCTGCACTTTGGCGAATGGGACAACGGCACCTTGCTGCGTTCCAAGGGCTTTTTCTGGCTCGCGTCCCGCCCCGAGCATGCCGGCACCTGGTCGCAGGCCGGCGGCGTCATGCATCAGGGCTTGGCAGGACGATGGTGGGCTTCGGTCCCCAAGGAACAATGGCCGGCGGAATATCTGGACGACATCGAATCACAATGGGAGGAACCTTTCGGCGATTGCCGCCAGGAGTTAGTGTTCATCGGCCAGAATGTCGATGCGGCCAAAGTCCGCCGCGAACTCGACGCATGTCTTCTGACCGATGCCGAATTGGCGACCGGACCGGACACCTGGCGCAACTACCAGGATGATTTTCCGCAATGTTTTGCCGATGGCTAG
- a CDS encoding ZIP family metal transporter: MTIALTTVAGTIAACLAVSLCSLSSAIALWLKPETLKWLVPNLVALAVGVLLGDAFIHLIPDAIQRHGAVSKVCLTVLIGMFGFFVLEKGVRWRHDHNVDCRPTADRILPLAKMNLIGDAMHNFVDGILIAGSFLADPAMGLTTTLAIITHEIPQELSDVGALLRGGFAPRQAVLYNFYCSLTVLPGATFTLLLSQVAESSLIVLLPIAAGGFIYIAASDLIPVLHERSSLVHLGGQSAAFATGVVFMQFIVIFEQALLAT, from the coding sequence ATGACTATTGCCTTAACGACCGTAGCCGGCACTATTGCCGCCTGTCTCGCCGTCAGTTTGTGCTCACTGTCGAGTGCGATTGCGCTTTGGCTGAAACCCGAGACTTTAAAATGGCTAGTACCCAATCTGGTCGCTCTCGCGGTGGGTGTGCTGCTGGGCGATGCCTTTATTCATTTGATTCCCGATGCCATTCAGCGCCACGGCGCTGTCAGCAAGGTATGCCTGACGGTATTGATCGGCATGTTTGGTTTTTTCGTGCTGGAAAAAGGCGTGCGCTGGCGGCACGATCACAACGTTGATTGCCGTCCAACGGCTGATCGCATTTTGCCCTTGGCGAAAATGAATCTAATCGGCGATGCCATGCACAACTTTGTCGACGGTATTCTAATCGCCGGTAGCTTTCTGGCCGACCCGGCCATGGGGCTAACCACCACGCTGGCCATAATTACCCACGAGATTCCACAAGAGTTAAGCGATGTTGGCGCTCTGTTGCGCGGCGGCTTTGCGCCGCGCCAAGCCGTGCTCTACAACTTTTACTGTTCGTTGACGGTCTTGCCGGGCGCGACTTTTACCTTGCTGCTCAGTCAGGTTGCCGAATCGTCGTTGATCGTGCTGCTGCCGATTGCCGCCGGCGGCTTCATCTACATCGCCGCCTCCGACCTGATCCCCGTACTGCATGAACGCTCCAGTTTGGTTCATCTCGGCGGTCAAAGCGCGGCTTTTGCCACGGGCGTAGTCTTCATGCAATTCATCGTTATTTTCGAACAAGCCTTATTGGCTACCTAA
- a CDS encoding DUF1826 domain-containing protein, with translation MFARVPFRQPDSASPLLAGPFRPLFNHSATKTVISNHFADLSRIYDDDVNLCLIERPLPAAIEQFVYQALHDAGSVEISQPVDPLHFDFGKLWPQAAQLNGYQDWLEDIEMLITAFCELFERREAGLRLRTLDKAMCPRFHVDRVPARMICSYGGIGTEWLPEYALNRRKLGMGGCGQPDAESGLIADPTAIRQMPAYAVGLMKGENWEGNEGHGLVHRSPQPTAVQPRRLLLTLDML, from the coding sequence ATGTTCGCTCGCGTTCCGTTTCGTCAACCTGACAGTGCATCACCACTATTGGCCGGTCCATTCCGTCCGCTATTCAACCATTCGGCAACCAAGACCGTCATTTCCAATCACTTCGCCGATTTGTCGCGCATTTATGACGACGACGTCAATTTGTGCCTGATTGAACGCCCGTTACCGGCCGCCATCGAGCAGTTCGTCTACCAGGCATTGCACGATGCCGGCAGTGTTGAGATTAGCCAGCCGGTCGACCCGCTTCATTTCGACTTCGGCAAGCTGTGGCCACAAGCCGCACAGCTGAACGGTTATCAAGACTGGCTGGAGGATATAGAGATGCTGATCACTGCCTTCTGCGAATTGTTCGAGCGCCGTGAAGCCGGTTTGCGGCTGCGCACGCTGGACAAAGCCATGTGCCCACGATTCCACGTCGACCGGGTGCCGGCGCGAATGATCTGTAGTTACGGCGGCATCGGTACCGAATGGTTGCCGGAATATGCACTTAATCGCCGCAAACTGGGCATGGGCGGCTGTGGCCAACCCGATGCCGAATCCGGTTTGATCGCCGACCCCACCGCCATTCGGCAAATGCCCGCTTATGCGGTGGGCTTAATGAAAGGTGAGAACTGGGAAGGCAATGAAGGCCATGGTCTGGTGCACCGCTCGCCGCAGCCAACCGCCGTGCAACCGCGCCGCTTGTTGTTGACCCTGGACATGCTGTAA
- a CDS encoding formylmethanofuran dehydrogenase subunit A, giving the protein MLIKLSGGRIFDPAQNLHDEQRDLFIRDGLMTNDPGRDAKFDVVYDLAGQIVMAGAVDIHSHIAGGNVNTARLLLPEQHRNHMARRLNQPFSTAKWSTTDIGYRYARMGYTTVVEPAMLPVNALDVHLQMADIPILDTAALAILGNDDLLLRLMRDKASQSQINDYVAWTLNATRSLGLKVINAGGANAFKSNVRQFDLDDIVPDYGVSSRQILQTLQTAACQLGVPHPVHVHCNNLGIPGNVDTIIATMEAAQGLPMHLAHVQFYAYGNEGAKGFSSAAAQLLEAFNRHPNITMDVGQVLFGQTVTISGDVIAQYSRHADASPNKWVMWDAECEGSGGVVPYRYREASFVNTLQWAIGLELFLLAEAPEQLFFTTDHPNGAPFTAYPELIRLLMDADYRQAYMAHLNQEALALTLLPNLTREFSLSEIATMTRSAAARLLGLHDRGQLAPGAIGDIAVYKPQADYRAMFADAALLFKNGRLVVKDGEVIARPAGHAQTVQPDFDRHIERDIQNHFDRFYSLKLNNFKIDDVAFNLDDNQRFRSVASH; this is encoded by the coding sequence TTGCTGATCAAGTTGAGTGGCGGGCGAATTTTCGATCCCGCGCAGAACCTGCATGACGAACAGCGCGACCTGTTTATCCGCGACGGCCTGATGACAAACGATCCCGGCCGGGATGCCAAGTTTGACGTAGTGTACGACCTGGCGGGCCAAATTGTCATGGCCGGCGCCGTGGATATTCACAGCCATATCGCCGGTGGCAACGTCAACACCGCCCGCTTGCTGTTGCCGGAACAACACCGCAACCATATGGCTAGGCGCTTAAACCAGCCGTTTAGCACCGCAAAGTGGTCGACGACCGATATTGGCTACCGCTACGCGCGGATGGGTTACACCACCGTGGTGGAACCGGCCATGTTGCCGGTCAATGCGTTGGACGTTCATCTGCAAATGGCTGACATTCCGATCCTGGACACGGCCGCACTGGCGATACTGGGTAATGATGACTTGCTTCTGAGATTGATGCGTGACAAGGCCAGTCAAAGCCAAATCAACGATTACGTCGCCTGGACCTTGAATGCCACTCGCTCACTGGGCCTGAAGGTCATCAATGCCGGCGGCGCCAATGCCTTTAAAAGCAACGTTCGTCAATTCGATCTGGACGATATCGTGCCCGACTACGGCGTCAGCTCCAGGCAGATTCTGCAAACCTTGCAAACTGCCGCCTGCCAGCTCGGCGTGCCGCACCCGGTGCATGTGCATTGCAACAACTTAGGCATTCCCGGCAACGTCGACACCATCATCGCTACCATGGAAGCCGCGCAAGGGCTGCCGATGCATTTGGCCCACGTCCAGTTTTACGCCTACGGCAACGAAGGCGCGAAAGGATTTTCCTCGGCGGCAGCACAGCTACTAGAAGCCTTCAACCGCCACCCCAACATCACCATGGATGTCGGCCAAGTACTGTTTGGCCAAACTGTGACCATTTCCGGCGATGTCATCGCTCAATACAGTCGCCACGCTGATGCCAGCCCCAACAAGTGGGTGATGTGGGATGCCGAATGCGAAGGTTCCGGCGGCGTGGTGCCTTATCGCTACCGCGAGGCCAGCTTCGTCAACACCTTGCAATGGGCGATTGGTTTGGAGCTGTTTTTGCTAGCCGAAGCCCCGGAACAACTGTTTTTCACCACCGACCACCCCAACGGTGCGCCGTTTACGGCCTATCCGGAATTAATCCGGCTGTTGATGGACGCCGATTACCGGCAAGCGTATATGGCTCATTTGAATCAAGAGGCTTTGGCCTTGACCTTGTTGCCGAATCTGACTCGAGAATTTAGCTTGAGTGAAATTGCCACCATGACCCGTTCCGCCGCTGCGCGCTTGCTAGGCTTGCACGACCGAGGCCAGCTTGCGCCGGGTGCCATCGGCGATATAGCTGTATATAAACCGCAAGCCGATTATCGCGCCATGTTCGCCGATGCCGCTTTGTTGTTCAAAAACGGTCGCTTGGTAGTCAAAGACGGCGAAGTCATTGCCCGGCCCGCCGGACATGCTCAAACCGTTCAACCTGATTTCGACCGGCACATCGAACGCGATATTCAAAACCACTTCGACCGCTTTTACAGCCTGAAATTAAACAACTTCAAAATCGACGATGTCGCCTTTAACCTCGACGATAACCAACGCTTCCGCAGCGTCGCAAGCCATTAA
- the thrS gene encoding threonine--tRNA ligase: MNALVVKTEDNLETLRHDTAHLLAQAVKELYPDTQVAIGPAIENGFYYDFAFAEPVSTDALPLIEQRMRDIVERADSITREQWSRDQAMVFFSLSNEPFKTELIARIPEHEPISIYRQGQFTDLCRGPHGADTGQIGLAFKLLKLTGAYWQGDHKQPMLQRIYGTVWPTQTELDSYLKQLQEAELRDHRRLGKEMDLFHFQEQAPGSVFWHTKGWRLFQRLIGYLRQRQTAAGYQEINTPDVMDIAMWEASGHWEKFGEHMFTTQTPDERVFALKPMNCPGGVQVFKQGLRSYRQLPLRLAEFGKVHRYEPSGALHGLMRVRSFTQDDAHIFCSEQQITQESLNICELILSIYRDFGFHDIRIKFSDRPPQRVGSDTVWDQAEQALIQAMQTSGLPYTHNPGEGAFYGPKLEFVLRDAVGRDWQCGTLQVDLNLPGRLGASYIDADGNKQTPVMLHRALFGSLERFTGILLEHYAGWLPFWLAPLQVVVAPISEQTEAYALEVAEQFHSVGLTVESDLRNEKIGYKVREHSLAKVPLLIVVGQREMQDGQVTLRWLHGGHQQNLPLAQAVTELAEQNRFPSCLSTDRTGQVENP; encoded by the coding sequence ATGAATGCCTTAGTAGTCAAAACCGAAGATAATCTCGAAACCTTACGCCACGATACCGCGCATCTTTTGGCCCAAGCCGTCAAGGAACTCTATCCAGACACGCAAGTGGCGATTGGTCCGGCCATCGAAAACGGCTTTTATTACGATTTTGCCTTTGCCGAACCGGTGTCAACCGATGCCTTGCCCCTCATCGAACAACGCATGCGCGACATCGTCGAGCGTGCCGACAGTATCACCCGCGAACAATGGAGCCGGGACCAGGCCATGGTCTTTTTCAGTCTGAGCAACGAACCTTTCAAAACGGAACTGATCGCCCGTATTCCCGAGCATGAACCGATTTCAATCTACCGCCAGGGGCAATTTACCGACCTGTGCCGTGGCCCGCACGGTGCGGATACCGGGCAAATAGGACTAGCCTTCAAGCTGCTCAAATTGACCGGTGCCTACTGGCAAGGCGATCACAAACAGCCCATGCTGCAGCGTATCTACGGCACGGTATGGCCGACACAAACCGAACTGGATAGCTATCTCAAACAATTGCAGGAAGCGGAATTACGCGACCATCGCCGTTTGGGCAAAGAGATGGACTTATTTCATTTCCAGGAACAGGCGCCTGGCTCGGTATTTTGGCATACCAAAGGCTGGCGTTTGTTTCAGCGTTTGATCGGCTATTTGCGCCAACGGCAGACGGCGGCGGGCTACCAGGAAATCAACACGCCGGATGTCATGGATATTGCTATGTGGGAAGCCTCCGGCCACTGGGAAAAATTCGGCGAACACATGTTTACCACCCAAACCCCGGATGAGCGGGTGTTTGCGCTGAAGCCGATGAACTGCCCAGGCGGTGTGCAGGTTTTCAAACAGGGTTTGCGTAGCTATCGGCAATTACCGTTGCGCTTGGCGGAGTTCGGCAAGGTGCATCGATACGAGCCGTCCGGTGCCTTGCACGGTCTGATGCGGGTGCGTTCCTTCACCCAGGACGATGCGCATATCTTTTGCAGCGAGCAGCAGATTACTCAAGAAAGCCTGAACATCTGCGAACTAATTTTAAGCATCTATCGCGACTTCGGTTTTCATGACATCCGCATCAAATTTTCCGATCGTCCACCACAACGGGTCGGTAGCGATACGGTTTGGGATCAGGCTGAACAGGCCTTGATTCAAGCCATGCAAACCAGTGGTCTGCCGTATACGCATAATCCCGGCGAAGGGGCGTTTTACGGGCCGAAGCTGGAATTCGTGCTACGCGATGCGGTGGGGCGCGACTGGCAATGCGGCACGCTGCAAGTCGATTTAAATTTGCCAGGTCGCTTGGGAGCCAGCTATATCGACGCAGATGGTAACAAGCAAACCCCGGTGATGTTGCATCGGGCCTTGTTCGGTTCTCTGGAGCGTTTTACCGGCATCTTGCTGGAGCATTATGCCGGTTGGCTGCCGTTCTGGCTGGCTCCGCTGCAAGTCGTGGTCGCGCCCATCAGCGAACAAACCGAAGCCTATGCGCTGGAGGTTGCCGAGCAATTTCACAGCGTCGGATTGACGGTGGAAAGTGATTTACGCAACGAAAAAATCGGCTACAAGGTGCGCGAACACAGTTTGGCCAAAGTGCCGCTGTTGATCGTGGTCGGTCAGCGGGAAATGCAAGACGGCCAAGTCACACTGCGCTGGCTGCACGGCGGGCATCAACAAAACTTGCCGCTAGCGCAAGCCGTGACCGAACTGGCCGAGCAAAACCGTTTCCCTTCATGCCTATCCACTGATAGAACAGGACAAGTTGAAAACCCATGA
- the queD gene encoding 6-carboxytetrahydropterin synthase QueD, translating into MTLSEQTPTTYGLYTLKVNAQFCSAHALRDYPGDCRRLHGHNWKVETEVEARVLDDIGIAIDFKAIKAATRQLADSLDHQFLNDIEPFDRINPSAENLAAWFYRQLSITLNSAHVNVAAVTLWETDNACVRYSEVAA; encoded by the coding sequence ATGACCCTCTCTGAACAAACGCCGACGACTTACGGCCTTTATACTCTAAAAGTAAACGCCCAATTTTGCTCCGCGCATGCCTTGCGCGATTATCCCGGCGATTGCCGCCGTCTGCATGGGCATAACTGGAAAGTCGAAACCGAGGTAGAAGCCAGGGTGCTTGATGATATCGGTATCGCCATCGATTTCAAAGCCATCAAGGCTGCGACCCGGCAACTGGCGGATAGCCTGGATCACCAGTTTTTGAACGACATCGAACCCTTCGACCGCATCAACCCCAGCGCCGAAAACCTAGCTGCCTGGTTTTACCGCCAATTATCGATCACCCTGAATAGCGCACATGTCAACGTCGCTGCCGTCACGCTATGGGAAACCGACAATGCCTGCGTCCGTTACAGCGAGGTCGCCGCATGA
- the folE2 gene encoding GTP cyclohydrolase FolE2 gives MNSCKIEDIQDRADSRRIAIDKVGIKDILHPVRIKDKSCGEQHTVARFDMYVNLPHAFKGTHMSRFVEILNSHDREISIASFPAMLQEMLQRLEAESGYIEMRFPYFVEKAAPVSGVRSLLDYQVSFIGEIDSTGCRIKVKIVAPVTSLCPCSKEISERGAHNQRSHVTITVSASEFIWIEELITLVESEASSPIYGLLKRPDEKYVTEYAYDHPKFVEDMVRDVAARLEAESRIAAYCVESENFDSIHNHSAYALIERRKPQP, from the coding sequence ATGAACTCCTGTAAAATCGAAGACATCCAAGACCGCGCCGACAGCCGCCGCATTGCCATCGACAAAGTCGGCATTAAGGACATCCTGCATCCGGTGCGGATTAAGGACAAGAGCTGTGGCGAACAACATACCGTGGCCCGCTTTGATATGTACGTGAATCTGCCGCATGCCTTCAAGGGCACTCACATGTCGCGCTTCGTCGAGATATTAAATAGCCATGACAGGGAGATCAGCATCGCTTCGTTCCCGGCCATGTTGCAAGAAATGCTGCAGCGGCTGGAAGCCGAATCCGGTTATATCGAAATGCGCTTTCCGTACTTCGTCGAGAAAGCCGCGCCGGTCAGCGGCGTGCGCAGTTTGCTGGATTATCAGGTCAGCTTCATCGGCGAAATCGACAGTACCGGCTGCCGGATCAAAGTCAAAATCGTGGCGCCGGTCACCAGCCTGTGCCCGTGTTCCAAGGAGATTTCCGAGCGCGGCGCCCATAATCAGCGGTCGCATGTGACGATCACCGTGTCGGCCAGTGAATTTATCTGGATTGAAGAACTGATCACGCTGGTGGAGTCTGAAGCCTCATCGCCGATCTACGGCCTGCTGAAACGCCCTGATGAAAAATATGTAACTGAATATGCCTACGATCACCCTAAGTTCGTCGAAGACATGGTCCGCGATGTCGCGGCTCGACTGGAGGCTGAGTCTCGTATTGCCGCCTATTGCGTGGAATCGGAGAACTTCGACTCGATACATAACCACTCGGCTTATGCGCTAATCGAGCGCCGCAAGCCGCAACCCTAA